TGGGGCAGTATTACCGAAAAGCACGAAGAAACACTTTTCAATAAACTCGTTTCACAAAcagtaaaacaacaaaaattaagtgAAGCTGTAAAAAATAAACCCAAACCAAAGGAACTTCAGTAAACaacattataaaaattaattacattttCTAGTCTCattaatatttctattttgttatCTATGTATATTCCCTATAGAGTGTCTGTTAAAGTAAAGAATCCTTTAGTTACACAAACAATTGAAGTCATGAAACAAACTGAAATGTTGCAATCTCTAATTGATACCTATTCCAATAAATCTGTAAGTATAGCCCCTTTAGGTGGATTCTATTTTCTCTATCAAATTCTTCTTTCTAATCAATGTTCCAATAGGGTTCCAATAACTATCTACTTAACCCATGTCAAATGATTCCTCAAGTTGATTTTCCACCTGAAAATGCCACCGATTTCGTTAACGATGATAAATTCGCCAAACCACTTTGGTTTATCCCGCCAAATCAAACCGATTTCACACGAGGTGTACCCAAAGAATATCCCCAAATCAATAGAAAAGTTTGCAAGGAATCACTTCGAAAAGCAATTTGCGGTCAACTGTGCATCGCTGGTTTCACAGACACCGCGGAAAGCGCTCTGGTCTTGTTTACTGATGCCCTTGAAGAGTTTATCAGAAATTTTATTATGCAAATTAAAGATATCCAAACTAATGAGTACAAAGATAGACAATGTTCAATTGATATCTTGACACTGGAGAGAGCCTATTATGCTTTGACTAGCACTTCACTAACAGCAATTCATAATTACTTCAAGAACAATCTAATTGCTCGTAATCGTTCTGAGATTCGAGAATTCCGTGGAGTTCTACAAGAATACGATAAATTGATGAAAGAAAGTCTAGACTTTACTGGAACTGGTGTAGCATCGGCGCAGGACAATCCAGTACCTTCAACTTCTTCTGGTCATGTTGTTGGTTATATTGAAGGGCAAGATCACATAACAGTGCAGAACTCAAGGTGATTGTATTGTCACAATCACGatggcaaaataaaaaaacaaaaatttaaagaaaaaaacttatttcagcGTTTTTAGTGTGCATGGAAAGATTGTTGAGGCGGATAGCACCCAAGAGGAACAAATTCATTACACAAATGAACCGTCTTCATCAACTGATCAATAGTTTTAAGTtagtaataaaattaatattttagatTTACGTATAGTTTTGCCTTTTTTATGGTAAACATTTTTATGATTATGAGGTGTCTTTCCAAAGGTTATAGGCGGTTTGGTATAGAAACAGGAAGAATTTGGTGACCATTTTTATTATGGAACTTGTTTCCGCGGGTACACAGAACTTGGGTATTTCACTTGGGTACCAAGCCTTTGGAGTAGAGCTAAAGTAATGTTCATTCCTAAAAGAGAAAAGCAAGATACAACTCATTCAAAGTCATCCAGGCCAATAATCTTTACATCTTTTTGCTGAAGAcagtgaaaaaattaattgacaACTTCATTAGACCAGAAGTGCTCATAAAAATGCCTGTAAATCATAGCCAGCATCCTAGGGTGGAAAAGTTAACTGACACCGCtctataagaataaaaaaacaccccacaaaaagaaaaattaacctATGTAATCTGTGTTACTTCGGTTCAAACATGTTCTTCAGAACTTTACTCGGTAATTGcttcatttataaaacaccgTAAGTCATCTgaacttaaattcaaaatttttagagGCTCCGATTGGTCAAAGCCAAATTTCATCTATGTAACTTTTTATGACATCTGGGCAATCGAAGCCTATACAAATTCAGAACATTAGTTCAAATGGTCTGCGTTGACCCCGGGAATTGATTCATTCGGTCTGCTTAATGGCACCAAATGCTGGACGATTAACATAAAAAGGGTTATCGCAATTTTTCGAAATATGTGTTGAGGAGTGATACAATAATGAATTTTATGAGCTGTAACAAGCTGGAggcaaaatggtttttgaattgCAGGCTACAGGTTCAAGAAGTAAAAAGAGAAAATCTATAAGTCAAATGGGTATAGACGCCTGGAGGTGTCTCAGGCATGGATGAAAACTTGACGGACTCCTTTGATGTCGAAAAAGGTTTAAGAAATATTGTCGGCCTTAGCGAGGTATCCGTCAGAGCggaaaattttcaatacaaaaacctaaaaattgcCATTTTGTGATATAGCCATACTTCACTAAAAGCAAACCATCAGCTTCAAACTCGTGTGGTTCTGTGAGCAAAATAACTAACttgccaaagaaaaaaaaatatttaaccgaGTCCCTGGACGCGTTGGAGTTCAGGAAAAGGAAGTAGGAGTCCTAAGCAAATCATACTGCAGTATAAGAGAAAATACGATCAAAAAGCaggacaaaatattattattattattcattcaaTTATGCTAT
This DNA window, taken from Episyrphus balteatus chromosome 2, idEpiBalt1.1, whole genome shotgun sequence, encodes the following:
- the LOC129910701 gene encoding uncharacterized protein LOC129910701 gives rise to the protein MKRTLWGSITEKHEETLFNKLVSQTVKQQKLSEAVKNKPKPKELQVSVKVKNPLVTQTIEVMKQTEMLQSLIDTYSNKSGSNNYLLNPCQMIPQVDFPPENATDFVNDDKFAKPLWFIPPNQTDFTRGVPKEYPQINRKVCKESLRKAICGQLCIAGFTDTAESALVLFTDALEEFIRNFIMQIKDIQTNEYKDRQCSIDILTLERAYYALTSTSLTAIHNYFKNNLIARNRSEIREFRGVLQEYDKLMKESLDFTGTGVASAQDNPVPSTSSGHVVGYIEGQDHITVQNSSVFSVHGKIVEADSTQEEQIHYTNEPSSSTDQ